Proteins encoded in a region of the Streptomyces akebiae genome:
- a CDS encoding GNAT family N-acetyltransferase: MSDDAPGQDLPVGFRFRPYRGDEDHGPMAAVRLGCAERDRVDAHSVVEGLPTAAEIAEASAKLEEPSKNQILVVRDGSVVGYSTIRWWQERDDTWLYLHRGYLLPEHRRQGIGSAMLSWAEERIRQLVKQHGTARTAVIGANAMASEEDATARLLAAGYRRVFSLVELELGDLQQLPERGSELPAGIRTGPIRTSHYRAAWRTVVDSYADTGFTQKWPFQDFVDTADPACWRAAWNGQDMVGVALCSIRRHDHTVGEVEQLSVRTDQRRLGIGRALLLDGLRSLREQGATTARLFTGTANPHRSYDLYESVGFRRQNEYVRYRKPLA; this comes from the coding sequence ATGTCGGATGACGCGCCAGGACAGGATCTTCCGGTCGGCTTCAGGTTCCGGCCGTATCGCGGCGACGAAGACCACGGCCCCATGGCCGCAGTGCGGCTGGGGTGTGCCGAACGGGACCGGGTCGATGCCCATTCGGTTGTGGAAGGGCTCCCGACAGCGGCCGAGATCGCCGAAGCCTCTGCCAAGCTGGAGGAGCCGTCCAAGAACCAGATCCTGGTGGTGCGCGACGGGAGCGTCGTCGGCTACTCGACGATCCGGTGGTGGCAAGAGCGGGACGATACGTGGCTATACCTGCACCGCGGCTACCTCTTGCCCGAGCATCGCCGCCAGGGCATCGGCTCAGCCATGCTGAGCTGGGCTGAAGAGCGGATCCGCCAGCTCGTCAAACAGCATGGAACGGCGCGAACGGCAGTGATCGGCGCGAATGCCATGGCCTCCGAGGAGGACGCCACGGCGCGACTGCTCGCAGCCGGCTACCGACGTGTCTTCAGTCTCGTCGAGCTGGAGCTGGGCGATCTGCAGCAGTTGCCCGAGCGGGGCAGCGAGCTGCCGGCAGGGATACGGACGGGGCCGATCCGGACAAGCCACTACCGTGCAGCCTGGAGGACGGTCGTCGATTCGTATGCGGACACCGGTTTCACTCAGAAATGGCCTTTCCAGGACTTCGTCGACACCGCCGACCCGGCATGCTGGAGGGCTGCATGGAACGGGCAGGACATGGTCGGCGTCGCCCTCTGCTCCATCCGCCGTCACGACCACACCGTGGGCGAGGTCGAACAGTTGAGTGTCCGGACGGACCAGCGACGCCTCGGAATCGGCCGGGCCCTGCTGTTGGACGGTCTGCGCAGCCTTCGCGAGCAGGGTGCAACGACCGCCCGGCTGTTCACGGGCACGGCAAATCCGCACCGGTCCTACGATCTTTACGAGAGTGTGGGGTTCCGACGGCAGAACGAGTACGTCCGTTACCGCAAGCCGCTTGCTTGA
- a CDS encoding DMT family transporter, translating into MTTATPTRAPGRVSDPSRAAVDWRVRFAFLSLVWGFSFLLIKVGTEAYAPFQVTFGRLLFGTLVLAAAMAVRRERLPRGARTWGHLTVAAFFLNALPFSLFAYAELTIPSTLAGICNATSPLWGMALSLVALSEDRPTRVRVAGLGLGFLGVLTVLGAWQGFHGLDATGTAMALLASLSYPVGWIYVRRTLAGTTASHLSLTGAQLLLATTQLAVVTPLFTRLPSSYPVLPLLAVVALGALGTGVAMLVQYGLVSEVGPTTAQMVTYFIPVIATAAGVALLGESLTWSTPVGAAIILAGAALTQVRPRT; encoded by the coding sequence ATGACCACCGCCACGCCCACCCGAGCCCCCGGCCGCGTCTCCGACCCCTCTCGCGCCGCAGTCGACTGGCGAGTGCGCTTCGCCTTCCTCTCCCTCGTCTGGGGTTTCAGCTTCCTCCTGATCAAGGTGGGCACGGAGGCGTACGCGCCCTTCCAGGTCACCTTCGGACGGCTGCTGTTCGGCACCCTGGTCCTCGCGGCGGCGATGGCGGTGCGGCGGGAGCGGCTCCCACGCGGCGCCCGCACCTGGGGACACCTGACCGTGGCCGCCTTCTTCCTCAACGCCCTGCCGTTCTCCCTGTTCGCCTACGCGGAGCTGACCATCCCGTCCACGCTGGCGGGCATCTGCAACGCGACCTCCCCCCTGTGGGGCATGGCCCTCTCCCTGGTCGCGCTCTCCGAGGACCGCCCCACCCGGGTGCGGGTCGCCGGTCTCGGCCTCGGCTTTCTCGGTGTCCTCACCGTGCTCGGCGCCTGGCAGGGCTTCCACGGCCTGGACGCCACCGGCACGGCGATGGCCCTGCTGGCCTCCCTCAGCTACCCCGTCGGCTGGATCTACGTCCGCCGCACCCTGGCCGGCACCACCGCGTCGCACCTCTCCCTCACCGGCGCCCAACTGCTGCTCGCCACCACCCAACTGGCCGTCGTCACACCGCTGTTCACGCGTCTGCCGAGCAGCTATCCGGTGCTTCCCCTGCTGGCGGTCGTCGCGCTGGGCGCCCTCGGCACCGGGGTCGCGATGCTCGTCCAGTACGGCCTCGTCTCCGAGGTCGGCCCGACGACGGCCCAGATGGTCACCTACTTCATCCCGGTCATCGCCACGGCCGCCGGTGTCGCACTCCTCGGCGAGTCCCTGACCTGGTCGACCCCGGTCGGCGCGGCGATCATCCTGGCCGGCGCCGCCCTGACACAGGTGAGGCCGCGCACCTGA
- a CDS encoding LysR family transcriptional regulator: MLNLERLRTLDALARHGSVSGAADGLHVTTSAVSQQMAKLEREVGQRLLAKNGRGVRLTDAGRLLAEHAARILSQVELAQSALEAQRGQVVGELRLAAFPTAVRGLFPAVFRALRADHPALRVRSRELEPELAVNAVIRGDVDLAVVLDWYNKPLPVPEGLARAAILDDPVEVALHEDHPLAGRDEIDLRELAQEPWVAWPEGEFCHEWLLYTLRANGIEPHIAHRAGEHHTQLALVAAGLGVCIAPRLGRDPMPAGVRTVPVRHRVHRSVYAVWRSDADRRPSIRAAVEALRAAGDACGAA, translated from the coding sequence ATGTTGAACCTGGAGCGCCTGCGCACCCTGGACGCCCTCGCCCGACACGGCTCGGTCAGCGGGGCGGCCGACGGGCTGCATGTGACGACCTCGGCCGTCTCGCAGCAGATGGCCAAACTGGAACGAGAGGTGGGGCAGCGGCTGCTCGCCAAGAACGGGCGGGGTGTGCGCCTCACCGACGCGGGGCGGCTGCTCGCCGAGCATGCCGCGCGCATCCTGTCGCAGGTCGAGCTGGCACAGTCGGCGCTGGAGGCACAGCGGGGGCAGGTGGTCGGCGAACTTCGGCTGGCCGCGTTCCCGACGGCCGTCCGGGGGCTGTTTCCCGCGGTCTTCCGCGCGCTGCGTGCGGACCATCCCGCGCTGCGCGTGCGGTCACGGGAACTGGAACCCGAACTCGCCGTCAACGCGGTGATCCGGGGCGACGTGGACCTGGCCGTCGTCCTCGACTGGTACAACAAGCCGCTGCCCGTGCCCGAGGGGCTGGCCAGGGCCGCGATCCTCGACGACCCGGTGGAGGTGGCCCTGCACGAGGACCATCCGCTCGCCGGCCGGGACGAGATCGACCTGCGAGAGCTGGCTCAGGAGCCGTGGGTCGCCTGGCCCGAGGGCGAGTTCTGTCACGAATGGCTGCTCTACACGCTGCGGGCCAACGGCATCGAGCCCCACATCGCCCACCGCGCAGGCGAGCACCACACCCAACTCGCCCTGGTAGCAGCAGGGTTGGGCGTCTGCATCGCGCCACGGCTCGGCCGTGACCCGATGCCGGCCGGAGTGCGGACCGTGCCGGTGCGCCATCGGGTCCACCGCAGCGTCTACGCGGTGTGGCGCTCGGACGCCGACCGGCGGCCGTCCATCAGGGCGGCGGTGGAGGCGCTGCGGGCGGCGGGGGACGCTTGCGGGGCGGCCTGA
- a CDS encoding pyridoxamine 5'-phosphate oxidase family protein, which translates to MTATQRRGRKIMMEPAELDEFLSTRRTCRVATVGPDGAPHVSPLWYVWDGTSLWLYSITRSKRWSALRRDPRVAVVVDAGEEYGELRGVELSGTVEFVGEAPRTGEPVPELAEVERLFARKNFDMDEMPHDGRHAWLRLTPDAVASWDFRKLVSP; encoded by the coding sequence ATGACCGCCACCCAGCGCCGGGGCCGGAAGATCATGATGGAACCCGCCGAACTGGACGAGTTCCTGAGCACGCGGCGGACCTGCCGGGTGGCGACGGTCGGGCCCGACGGCGCCCCGCACGTCAGCCCGCTCTGGTACGTCTGGGACGGCACGTCGCTCTGGCTCTACTCGATCACTCGCAGCAAACGCTGGTCCGCGCTGCGCCGCGATCCGCGCGTGGCCGTCGTGGTCGACGCGGGCGAGGAGTACGGCGAACTGCGCGGCGTCGAACTGTCCGGCACCGTCGAGTTCGTCGGCGAGGCGCCGCGCACGGGCGAGCCGGTCCCCGAACTCGCCGAGGTGGAGCGGCTGTTCGCCCGGAAGAACTTCGACATGGACGAGATGCCCCACGACGGCAGGCACGCCTGGCTGCGCCTGACACCGGACGCCGTCGCGTCCTGGGACTTCCGCAAACTCGTATCGCCGTGA
- a CDS encoding cysteine hydrolase: protein MPAHASEQSKRRRELGGLLDPATTVLLTVECQQGVVGPGGALPELAREARSSGALAQVARLVAAAHGCAVQVLHAVAERRHDGRGASRNARLFRAAERLPVRQLTGTAAVRVAPPIEVAEEDLIVRRLHGLSPLAGTDVDALLRNLGCRTLVVAGVSANVAVPNAVFDAVNLGYTVVVPGDAIAGVPADYTPAMIRHTLALVATVATTDEVVACWERPVGGPAGG from the coding sequence ATGCCCGCACACGCGAGTGAGCAGTCGAAGCGGCGGCGGGAGCTGGGCGGGCTCCTCGACCCCGCCACCACCGTCCTGCTCACCGTCGAGTGCCAGCAGGGCGTCGTCGGGCCCGGCGGCGCGCTGCCCGAACTCGCCCGGGAGGCAAGGTCGTCGGGGGCCCTCGCCCAGGTCGCCCGGCTGGTCGCCGCAGCCCACGGGTGCGCGGTGCAGGTGCTGCACGCCGTCGCCGAGCGGCGGCACGACGGTCGGGGCGCCAGCCGCAACGCACGGCTGTTCCGTGCGGCCGAACGGCTGCCCGTACGGCAGTTGACGGGCACCGCGGCCGTACGGGTCGCGCCGCCCATCGAGGTCGCCGAGGAGGACCTGATCGTACGGCGGCTGCACGGGCTGTCCCCGTTGGCGGGCACCGACGTGGACGCGCTGCTCCGGAACCTCGGCTGCCGCACCCTGGTCGTCGCCGGTGTCTCGGCCAACGTGGCCGTGCCGAACGCCGTGTTCGACGCGGTCAACCTCGGCTACACCGTCGTCGTGCCCGGCGACGCCATCGCGGGGGTGCCTGCCGACTACACCCCCGCGATGATCCGCCACACCCTCGCGCTGGTCGCCACGGTCGCGACCACGGACGAGGTGGTGGCCTGCTGGGAACGGCCCGTGGGCGGACCCGCGGGCGGCTAG
- a CDS encoding Rieske (2Fe-2S) protein, which translates to MTSETTKPASIPGRRTVMAAAGVAGLAVALTACGSDDDPSPAGSSGAGAGGDTSSDTGGDTTGGSTGGAGGTAIAKTSDIPEGGGKIFESEGVVITQPEAGTFKAFSSACTHQGCAVKSIADGVINCPCHNSNFSIADGSVKSGPATKPLPAKEVTVSGDSIALA; encoded by the coding sequence ATGACCAGCGAAACGACCAAACCCGCTTCGATCCCGGGCCGTCGCACCGTCATGGCGGCCGCAGGCGTGGCGGGGCTCGCCGTCGCGCTGACCGCGTGCGGATCGGACGACGACCCGTCACCCGCCGGCTCGTCCGGCGCCGGGGCCGGCGGCGACACGAGCAGTGACACCGGCGGCGACACCACCGGCGGCAGCACGGGCGGCGCGGGCGGTACGGCGATCGCCAAGACCTCGGACATCCCCGAGGGCGGCGGCAAGATCTTCGAGAGCGAGGGCGTCGTCATCACCCAGCCGGAGGCGGGCACCTTCAAGGCCTTCTCGTCCGCCTGCACCCACCAGGGGTGCGCGGTGAAGTCGATCGCCGACGGCGTGATCAACTGCCCCTGTCACAACAGCAATTTCTCGATCGCCGACGGCAGCGTGAAGAGCGGACCGGCGACGAAGCCGCTGCCGGCCAAGGAGGTCACCGTGTCCGGTGACTCCATCGCGCTCGCCTAG
- a CDS encoding NAD(P)/FAD-dependent oxidoreductase — MQHRIIVLGAGYTGAGAAGRLAKRLHRADVAITLVNAEPDFVERVRMHQLAVGQELKPRPFDEMFAGTGVEVKLAEVAGIDADRKTVTVVDAHGAGQQELRYDTLVYALGSGWNSQGVPGTAEHAHEISGRPGALRLRERLAQLDAGQPVVIVGGGLTGLEAATEIAETRPDLDVALVARGGFGDWLSDKGRGHLRKVFAGLGITVHEHTAVTAVEADRVLTDGPSVPAAVTVWATGFAVHPIAEASTLEVSGTGQIVVDGTMRSVSHPEVYAVGDAALVTGPGDKPLRMSCASGVPTAWQAADAIAARLTGQKLPKIAIRYFQQCVSLGRKEGLIQFVTADDQAVPKALTGRLAATYKELICKGAAWAVAHPTVGMPVRRRRTVQPAGRADQADRTDVASPAGQADPAVSAAA; from the coding sequence ATGCAGCACCGCATCATCGTCCTCGGAGCCGGCTACACCGGAGCCGGCGCCGCCGGGCGCCTGGCCAAGCGGCTGCACCGCGCAGACGTCGCCATCACCCTCGTCAACGCCGAGCCCGACTTCGTCGAGCGCGTCCGGATGCACCAGCTCGCGGTCGGCCAGGAGCTCAAGCCCCGGCCGTTCGACGAGATGTTCGCGGGCACCGGCGTCGAGGTGAAGCTCGCCGAGGTCGCCGGTATCGACGCCGACCGCAAAACCGTCACCGTCGTCGACGCGCACGGCGCCGGTCAGCAGGAACTGCGGTACGACACCCTCGTCTACGCCCTCGGCAGCGGCTGGAATTCGCAGGGCGTCCCCGGCACCGCCGAGCACGCCCACGAGATCTCCGGCCGCCCCGGAGCGCTCCGGCTGCGCGAGCGGCTGGCCCAGCTGGACGCGGGACAGCCCGTGGTGATCGTCGGCGGCGGACTCACCGGTCTGGAGGCCGCGACCGAGATCGCCGAGACCCGTCCGGACCTGGACGTCGCCCTCGTGGCCCGCGGCGGCTTCGGCGACTGGCTCTCCGACAAGGGCCGAGGACATCTGCGGAAGGTCTTCGCCGGGCTGGGCATCACCGTGCACGAGCACACCGCCGTCACCGCCGTCGAGGCCGACCGTGTCCTGACCGACGGCCCGTCCGTCCCGGCCGCGGTCACGGTGTGGGCCACCGGCTTCGCGGTCCACCCGATCGCCGAGGCCAGCACGCTGGAGGTCTCCGGCACGGGACAGATCGTGGTCGACGGGACCATGCGCTCGGTCTCGCACCCGGAGGTGTACGCCGTCGGCGACGCGGCCCTCGTGACGGGCCCCGGCGACAAGCCGCTGCGGATGTCGTGCGCCTCCGGGGTCCCCACCGCGTGGCAGGCCGCCGACGCCATCGCGGCCCGCCTGACCGGCCAGAAGCTTCCGAAGATCGCGATCCGCTACTTCCAGCAGTGTGTCTCGCTCGGCCGCAAGGAGGGCCTGATCCAGTTCGTCACCGCGGACGACCAGGCCGTTCCCAAGGCCCTCACCGGTCGCCTCGCCGCCACCTACAAGGAACTCATCTGCAAGGGCGCGGCCTGGGCCGTGGCCCACCCGACGGTGGGCATGCCGGTCCGCCGCCGCCGAACGGTACAGCCGGCGGGCCGGGCGGACCAGGCGGATCGGACGGACGTGGCGAGCCCGGCGGGGCAGGCGGACCCGGCGGTGAGCGCCGCGGCTTGA
- the sigJ gene encoding RNA polymerase sigma factor SigJ: MALTMHDVDRFEAARPRLEAIAYRLLGSAGEAEDAVQETFLRWQAADVDRIEVPEAWLTKVLTNLCLNQLTSARARRETYVGQWLPEPLLAGDPMLGPADTAEQRESVSYAVLTLLERLTPGERAVYVLKEAFEYPHREIAEILDISEAASQQVFHRAKKHVAAGKARTEIDEAAARRIVEEFLAAATSGKTEPLVKLLASDAIAVGDGGGKVPARAKAFEGALAVAKFMRGLFKPAPVKRALVGGSPEIHISTANGGPAVLAVVDGRVVGIICLEIGADGIAAFRSQVNPDKLERATEVWAATEHGEPLFRAF, translated from the coding sequence ATGGCGCTGACAATGCACGACGTGGACCGGTTCGAGGCGGCGAGGCCCCGTCTGGAGGCGATCGCCTACCGTCTCCTCGGCTCGGCGGGCGAGGCGGAGGACGCCGTGCAGGAGACGTTCCTGCGCTGGCAGGCGGCCGACGTCGACCGGATCGAGGTGCCCGAGGCCTGGCTGACGAAGGTGCTCACCAACCTGTGCCTCAACCAGCTCACCTCGGCTCGCGCACGCCGGGAGACCTACGTGGGCCAGTGGCTGCCCGAGCCGCTGCTCGCCGGCGACCCGATGCTCGGCCCGGCCGACACCGCCGAACAGCGCGAATCCGTCTCGTACGCGGTCCTCACCCTGCTGGAGCGCCTCACCCCGGGCGAGCGGGCGGTGTACGTGCTGAAGGAGGCCTTCGAGTACCCGCACCGGGAGATCGCCGAGATCCTCGACATCAGCGAGGCCGCGAGCCAGCAGGTCTTCCACCGAGCGAAGAAACACGTGGCGGCGGGCAAGGCCCGTACGGAGATCGACGAGGCGGCTGCCCGGCGGATCGTCGAGGAGTTCCTCGCCGCGGCGACGAGCGGGAAGACCGAGCCGCTGGTCAAACTGCTCGCCTCGGACGCCATCGCGGTCGGCGACGGCGGCGGAAAGGTCCCGGCCCGCGCCAAGGCGTTCGAGGGCGCTCTCGCGGTCGCGAAGTTCATGCGGGGCCTGTTCAAGCCGGCCCCGGTCAAGCGGGCCTTGGTGGGCGGCTCACCGGAGATCCACATCTCGACGGCCAACGGCGGGCCCGCCGTCCTGGCGGTCGTCGACGGCCGGGTCGTCGGGATCATCTGCCTGGAGATCGGCGCGGACGGCATCGCCGCGTTCCGCAGTCAGGTCAACCCCGACAAGCTGGAACGCGCTACCGAGGTGTGGGCGGCCACCGAGCACGGGGAACCCCTGTTCCGCGCCTTCTGA